Proteins from a single region of Plasmodium brasilianum strain Bolivian I chromosome 13, whole genome shotgun sequence:
- a CDS encoding hypothetical protein (conserved Plasmodium protein), with protein sequence MITPSGERIDNERRSCFKYFVTLLFLLFLILILRKQKEEEDELSNRSKMNLRQNENYRNFAFSYLREISYLKYDSAIYISPNRKIVPSITYINEYTIHVEGYDNILHNFENLSVGINEVNNHFYIYASEGNKIKNSVCRNEYYSDDSCATINTILVDKSLFKNMLIPSCNEKDSFFCFFVFVQLKKDKCYNFNNLSYSCHLNNIVKSPTVFQIKNYCYVVIASSKVHKIYEFVQVHLLNNEIPFNENTRTKEVEIVTHFCGHLLNQIAAIDAVNGRLLFIQQNIYTNDKNEKIENDQENENEHSSENRKNREIQENYKTKINKGKNEKEDYLKFMESYPINKFIKNENNGKRFKFQINYYLTIIKLKPENTGIIIYVEYMKNKPEFGLFPPIYIAFNEHSNLYYIVQHEKNGFLNFIFISPSTMSVYYTLKIREFYTGWLLNSAQAYDSKGLVLFGEYPPYEDELHVWDIRNLQHRKYFVNVIKAY encoded by the exons ATGATAACTCCAAGTGGTGAAAGAATTGACAATGAACGAAGATCTTGTTTCAAATATTTCGTAAcacttttgtttttattgttcCTTATCCTAATCTTacgaaaacaaaaagaagaagaagatgaaCTTAGTAATAGaagtaaaatgaatttaaggcaaaatgaaaattataggAATTTTGCATTTAGCTATTTAAGAGAAATtagttatttaaaatatgattcagctatatatatatcaccaaatagaaaaattgttcctagtataacatatattaatgaatacACGATACATGTAGAAGGTTATGATAACATTTTACACAATTTCGAGAATTTATCGGTAGGTATAAATGAAgtaaataatcatttttacatttatgcGTCGGAgggtaataaaattaaaaacagtGTATGTAGAAATGAATATTACTCAGATGACTCATGTGCAACAATTAATACCATATTAGTAGACAAGTCcttgtttaaaaatatgctaATTCCAAGTtgtaatgaaaaagatagtttcttttgtttttttgtttttgtacaattaaaaaaagataaatgttataattttaataatttatcctATTCATGTCATTTgaataatattgtaaaatcCCCTACtgtttttcaaattaaaaattattgctACGTAGTTATAGCTAGCTCAAAggtacataaaatatatgaatttgtTCAGGTGCATTTactaaataatgaaataccTTTTAATGAAAACACCCGGACCAAAGAAGTGGAAATAGTTACTCATTTTTGTGGACATTTATTAAATCAAATTGCAGCTATTGATGCAGTTAATGGTAGGTTGCTATTTATTCAACAGAACATATATactaatgataaaaatgaaaaaatcgAAAATGACCAAGAAAACGAAAATGAGCACAGTAGTGAAAATAGAAAGAATAGAGAAAttcaagaaaattataagacaaaaattaataaaggaaaaaacgaaaaggaGGATTATCTGAAATTTATGGAAAGTTATccaattaataaatttattaagaatGAAAATAACGGAAAACGCTTCaaatttcaaataaattactatttaaccataataaaattaaaaccaGAAAATACgggtataattatatatgtggaatatatgaaaaacaaaCCAGAATTTGGTTTATTCCCTCCAATATATATAGCTTTCAATGAGCATTcaaatttgtattatatagtgcaacatgaaaaaaatggctttcttaattttattttcatttctcCATCGACTATGTCCGTTTATTACACCTTAAAAATAAGAGAATTTTACACTG gaTGGTTACTAAATTCGGCCCAAGCATACGACAGCAAAGGATTAGTTCTGTTTG GTGAATATCCACCATATGAAGACGAACTTCATGTTTGGGACATAAGAAATTTGCAACATAGAAAATATTTCGTAAATGTAATTAAAGCTTActga
- a CDS encoding hypothetical protein (conserved Plasmodium protein) has product MLRLQQINRTNYYAYRMLLCEEKNRINVSINEYKDLIPNNNSKTCKNKYKNFNNLHNIIQSGVLKNYKNVYFYKNLLRIAENRKNYLSLHQINIILKSLIKAKIYRYSLFNSFEIPILKYVSSLSIIINSISNKDTNGGNITNNSNIIHSSYENNFNYKNNIYRKLHLNEAKYKFIKSENNIHFLHIIISDQLTILVHIFRSYMDIFNFHFYYLYETLFFFITKNYLYLNEKEIVRDIWTIYLTRVLCNGTAVNTKNEPKKTLNIIQQITVPTKNVDTVTTNTAITTTASCSTSAVKYKGFQRTMLYRHNCKCNIYVKTVCNYALVVLKNVKKKNNKRKKEPYYYNTIFCKKNIRSICKYVIMLILKNEKLAIYFERKKKKKKNADKK; this is encoded by the coding sequence atgctGAGGCTTcaacaaataaatagaaCAAATTACTACGCCTATCGAATGTTGTTATGTGAAgagaaaaatagaataaatgtgtctataaatgaatataaagaTCTGATaccaaataataatagtaaaacgtgtaaaaacaaatataaaaattttaataatcttcataatattattcaaaGTGGcgtgttaaaaaattataaaaatgtttatttttataagaatttGTTAAGAATTGCTGAgaacagaaaaaattatcttaGTTTAcatcaaataaatataattttaaaatcaCTAATAAAAGCAAAGATTTACAGATATTCcttatttaattcttttgaaattcctattttaaaatatgtaagtTCCTTAAGTATAATAATCAATAGTATAAGTAACAAGGATACCAATGGTGGTAATATTactaataatagtaacatcATCCATAGTagttatgaaaataattttaattataaaaataatatatataggaaATTACATTTGAATGAAgcaaaatacaaatttattaaaagtgagaataatatacattttttgcaCATTATTATATCTGATCAGTTAACAATTCtagttcatatttttagaaGTTATATGGACATCTttaatttccatttttattatttatatgaaacaTTATTCTTCTTTATAACGAAAAACTATCTATActtaaatgaaaaggaaattgTACGAGATATCTGgactatatatttaactaGAGTTTTGTGTAATGGTACTGCggtaaatacaaaaaatgaacCTAAAAAAACCCTTAATATTATTCAGCAAATTACTGTGCCGACTAAGAATGTTGATACCGTTACAACTAATACCGCAATTACTACCACTGCTAGTTGCAGTACAAGCgcagtaaaatataaaggttTTCAACGGACAATGCTGTACAGACACAACTGCAAATGTAACATATATGTGAAAACAGTTTGTAATTACGCTCTTGTTGTTTTAAAAAAcgttaaaaagaaaaataataaaagaaaaaaagaaccttattattacaacaccattttttgtaaaaagaaTATCCGTAGCATTtgcaaatatgtaataatgttaattttgaaaaatgaaaaattggctatatattttgagagaaaaaaaaaaaaaaaaaaaaatgctgacaaaaaataa
- a CDS encoding kelch protein, with the protein MSLTLFGNDNRSKHIGINAPAGRVGHSLHIYYELSLTNVSDSSIKDKEEDYIFEKKLETLKHYEHNRRNEGKFDDTNEEEQEQQEEDEEQEQEQEEQEEQEEQEQQQPNYENTGNWNETRTNENIITECCADTHNFMKYNKLGNKEYNNKYIYGKYKIIIFGGGILDDEFIKNYSNEYLMNGGGCGFYNSEKRSTNYMNCSSMSIENYLHKTFNDIHICEQENSNFECWQNIKTSNIPDPRAFHASCIVNLGLNGVFLFIHGGKVKNNILADDTLYALNLNNLSFYDNSSTCANHNTFESVEQQAYDTYESSDNNKNNNKYEEENEEKEHTTKDDNITCSSYMYEEKKSINGSNKKCYNSEYDEEYNYSNLKEKNKISNFYKKVIKMDIKRSKKKEVIKGESVCRDTVVTDENLKASILNRSNNISQSFDNDNNSTTTSFLLNEKGNVDMFVLEKEHAYENSSCINGTNGGNGYEKKEKQQEDKKEEEEDKSKNNLLNNLINKKKRRVSSSSYLCSASNVSSSSASSSLSSTSSNSFVPYESHLYRTNLYLNKSNNEYDNYNSNNVLVNSRVPVESLLLRKTTSSCSEAFDDTNNNCTSNSIKVKRKWMKITTVGSKPNSRYGHTLDFLYPHLVLFGGNEKVGDEENFYCKNDLWVLNIENCKIKYKKKTKQNKTKNSKIFYFTWQEIEYKSISPLGRYFHSTSIWYDKKKKKNNLILYGGKVKNKTNSSRLFSLHKNGNNWYWNILPVYIDNLNENRAYHSIVCIRNYIFIIGGEEYTYKYIEKMPSALYSFETKKFQYINDFTAKACLKCFAKDDTIYTWGGFTDIPCNNENCFPNNFVLLDINLHILCIQMKDGLYDEYDEKSSLVIKAEVDSDDNNIYNRINEKIQKIENKKIELEKDMLYQIKLNNNMSYRIKSQMIQYERLVHLLNVKQRQNSHLLNLLKRQSLHLINNNGNVSSNDINMYNDSNINAIINNSSMDSNIINYISHNNEEFFKIDINENVNENLMKLSNLHMHQIHNNNNCPNNDYECNAIVNQDFQGKNMMNMNQVGLTDFTTYKNMLNNNEKIQSIPFTDSTNEKEKNNEEYEFSQLRYERSFSKNTIFDAKNNENGYNEQVKIEALCNMQQEETSKFLDKTQHCYLNKTHNTEINNSLCNEYKNDYSICVGNKLNYTNSSPDMFINNSFNFMNNNFTSHVDNISANIPKDINSNIVLGSSSSTNRDIIYNENENYSSIKYAAHENTQVKTEIKYTDREPSNQRVRRKTAERCLKLIEQDMLNRKLSEK; encoded by the coding sequence ATGTCATTAACGCTATTTGGTAATGATAACAGGAGTAAACATATAGGAATAAATGCGCCCGCAGGACGGGTTGGACATTCtctacatatttattatgagTTGAGTTTAACAAATGTAAGTGATAGTTctataaaagataaagaagaggattatatatttgaaaaaaagttGGAAACATTGAAACATTATGAACATAATAGAAGAAACGAAGGAAAATTTGATGATACAAATGAAGAAGAGCAAGAGCAACAAGAAGAAGACGAAGAACAAGAACAAGAACAAGAAGAACAAGAAGAACAAGAAGAACAAGAACAGCAACAAccaaattatgaaaatacgGGCAACTGGAATGAAACTAGAACAAATGAGAATATTATTACCGAATGTTGTGCTGATACCCATAActttatgaaatataacaAGTTGGGCAATAAggagtataataataaatatatttatggaaagtataaaataataatatttggtGGTGGAATATTAGATgatgaatttataaaaaattattcgaATGAATATTTAATGAATGGAGGAGGATGTGGATTTTATAATAGTGAAAAAAGAAGtacaaattatatgaattgtAGTTCTATGAgtatagaaaattatttacataaaacttttaatgatatacatatatgcgaACAGGAAAATAGTAATTTTGAATGTTGGCAAAATATTAAGACATCGAATATACCAGACCCTAGAGCATTTCACGCCTCGTGTATTGTCAATTTAGGACTAAATggagtttttttatttattcatggaggaaaagttaaaaataatatattagcaGATGATACATTATAtgctttaaatttaaataatctttctttttatgataatagTAGTACATGTGCTAATCATAATACATTTGAATCAGTGGAACAGCAAGCATATGATACATATGAAAGCagtgataataataagaataataataaatatgaagagGAGAATGAAGAGAAAGAGCACACAACAAAGGATGATAATATAACTTGTAGCAGTTACATGtacgaagaaaaaaaatcaattaatggatcaaataaaaaatgttataacaGCGAATATGATGAGgaatataattatagtaatttaaaggaaaaaaataaaatatccaatttttataaaaaggtTATTAAGATGGATATTAAAAGGtctaagaaaaaagaagtaataaAAGGAGAAAGTGTATGCAGAGATACTGTTGTAACTGATGAAAATCTTAAGGCGTCAATTCTGAATAGAAGTAACAATATTAGTCAATCCTTTGATAACGATAATAATAGTACTACTACATCATTTCTCTTGAACGAAAAGGGAAATGTTGATATGTTTGTACTAGAAAAGGAGCATGCCTATGAGAATAGTAGTTGTATTAATGGAACCAATGGTGGTAATGGGTacgaaaaaaaggagaaacaACAAGAAGATAAGAAAGAAGAGGAGGAAGACAAAAGCAAAAACAatctattaaataatttaattaataaaaagaaaagacgTGTATCATCATCGTCCTATTTATGTTCTGCTTCAAATGTGTCTAGTTCATCTGCCTCTTCTTCATTGTCTTCTACTTCCTCTAATTCTTTTGTACCGTATGAATCTCATTTATATCGAACAAACTTATATCTTAATAAAAGTAACAACGAATATGATAATTACAACAGTAATAATGTTCTTGTAAATTCTCGAGTCCCAGTTGAAAGTTTACTTTTAAGAAAAACAACATCATCTTGTAGTGAAGCATTTGACGATACGAATAATAATTGTACCTCCAATtcaataaaagtaaaaagaaaatggaTGAAAATAACAACAGTAGGAAGTAAACCTAATAGCAGATATGGTCATACTTTGGATTTTTTATATCCACATTTAGTTTTATTTGGTGGTAATGAGAAGGTAGGGgatgaagaaaatttttattgcaAAAATGATCTTTGGgtattaaatatagaaaattgtaaaataaaatataaaaaaaaaacaaaacaaaataaaacaaaaaatagtaaaattttttattttacttggCAAGAAATTGAATACAAATCTATTTCTCCCTTAGGAAGATATTTTCATTCAACAAGTATATggtatgataaaaaaaagaaaaaaaataatttaattttatatggaGGAAAAGTgaagaataaaacaaatagtaGTAGGTTATTTTCGttacataaaaatggaaataattgGTACTGGAATATTTTACCAGTTTATATTGATAacttaaatgaaaatagagCATATCATTCAATAGTTTGTATtcgtaattatatatttattattggTGGAGAAGAgtatacttataaatatatagaaaaaatgcCTTCTGCTTTATACTCTTTTGAAACCAAGAAGTTTCAGTACATCAATGATTTTACTGCAAAAGCATGCTTAAAATGTTTTGCAAAAGATGATACTATTTACACCTGGGGAGGATTTACTGATATTCCATGTAATAATGAGAATTGTTTTCCTAATAATTTTGTACTATTAGATATAAATctacatattttatgtatacagATGAAGGATGGCTTATATGATgaatatgatgaaaaatCGAGCCTAGTTATTAAGGCAGAAGTTGATTcagatgataataatatttataataggattaatgaaaaaattcaaaaaatagaaaataagaaaatagaaTTAGAAAAGGATATGTTGtatcaaataaaattaaataataatatgagcTATCGTATAAAATCTCAAATGATACAATATGAAAGGTTGGTACATTTGTTAAATGTTAAACAAAGGCAAAATTcgcatttattaaatttattgaaaAGGCAAAGTTTGCATCTAATTAACAACAATGGAAATGTAAGTAGTAATGACATCAATATGTACAATGATAGTAATATTAATgcaataataaataacagTAGCATGGAcagtaatattattaattacatAAGTCATAACAATGAggagttttttaaaatagatattaatgaaaatgtaaatgaaaatttaatgaaactTTCAAATCTCCACATGCATCagatacataataataataattgccCAAATAACGATTATGAATGTAATGCAATAGTAAATCAGGATTTTCAAGGCAAAAATATGATGAATATGAATCAAGTGGGTTTAACAGATTTTACGACTTACAAAAACATgctaaataataatgaaaaaatacaaagtATTCCATTTACAGACAGCacaaatgaaaaggaaaaaaataatgaagaataCGAATTTTCGCAGTTACGGTATGAACGAAGTTTTTCcaaaaatacaatatttgatgctaaaaataatgaaaatggtTATAATGAGCAAGTAAAAATCGAAGCATTGTGCAATATGCAACAAGAAGAGACATCCAAATTTCTGGATAAAACACAACATTGTTATTTAAACAAAACGCATAATAcggaaataaataattccctttgtaatgaatataaaaatgattattcCATCTGTGTAGGtaacaaattaaattatacaaaCAGTTCACCTgatatgtttataaataatagttttaattttatgaacaataaTTTCACAAGTCATGTAGACAACATTTCTGCAAATATTCCGAAGGATATCAACAGCAATATAGTGCTTGGTAGTTCTTCATCTACTAATAGggatattatttataatgaaaatgaaaattatagttCAATAAAATATGCTGCACATGAAAACACACAAGTTAAAAcggaaataaaatatacagatAGAGAACCATCAAATCAAAGAGTTCGCCGAAAAACGGCTGAAAGATGTTTGAAATTAATTGAACAAGATATGTTAAATAGAAAGTTGAGTGAAAAAtag
- a CDS encoding GPI mannosyltransferase 1: protein MASDRLQEQLLNGQINNDNSCKYINNTTVFTRLIYILGILIRLVIYYYGLWQDNNLDVKFTDIDYYVFSDAARYVLNNKSPYNRYTYRYTPLLAYLMLPNIFIHFSFGKILFSSIDLLVSIIIIKIIKIKYPECKNYIFYVYLWILNPLVIIISLRGNSDSIPCLFVLLTILCIYQKKICLSAIFYGYGRKFLYESFIYHLVRRDHRHNFSLFFYIMYLSIEKSSKIIPLIIFVPQVILVGLFGFKYAKVNLELSMFLQVNKRRNTVPCQIRKDQSIFI from the exons ATGGCATCTGATAGATTGCAAGAACAGTTACTAAATGgccaaataaataatgacaaCTCCTgcaagtatataaataacactACTGTTTTTACaagattaatatatattctaggAATTCTGATTCGTTTAGTAATTTACTACTATGGGTTATGGCAAGATAACAATTTAGATGTAAAATTTACGGATATtgattattatgttttttccgATGCTGCAAGatatgtattaaataataagtCACCTTATAATAGATACACGTATAGATACACACCTCTATTAGCTTACTTAATGCTACCAAAcattttcattcatttttcttttgggAAAATTCTCTTTTCATCCATAGATTTATTAGTTAGtatcattataattaaaattataaaaattaaatatcctgaatgcaaaaattatatattttatgtttactTATGGATCTTAAATCCGTTAGTCATCATCATATCTCTTAGGGGAAATTCAGATTCCATTCCTtgcttatttgttttattaacaatactttgtatttatcaaaaaaaaatttgtctGTCTGCTATTTTTTATGG ATATGGGCGTAAGTTTTTGTATGAATCATTCATTTACCATTTAGTTAGAAGGGACCATAGACataatttttccctttttttttacattatgtACTTAAGTATTGAAAAAAGCTCAAAG aTTATACCTCTAATAATATTTGTGCCTCAAGTTATTTTAGTAGGATTATTTGGTTTTAAATATGCTAAGGTGAATTTGGAATTGTCTATGTTTTTACAG GTAaacaaaagaagaaatacaGTGCCTTGTCAAATTCGAAAAGACCAGTCTATCTTTATTTAA